In one window of Drosophila innubila isolate TH190305 chromosome 2L unlocalized genomic scaffold, UK_Dinn_1.0 4_B_2L, whole genome shotgun sequence DNA:
- the LOC117780276 gene encoding glutactin — MQLVWPLLLLIVGVCHAHPTNGFDEVHDDSERDAWNAGVFTPQPLKAAPWQVDATTTAMPPPTDGLQIPGVGVLHGLQGFKVIKNRRIDAYLGVRYAQVGGGLGRFQQATPVPYQAQIDATRSSSNCAQFPELQRLQEAEARGENVDDCLTLNIYAPSGANQLPVLVFVHGEMLFDGGAEEAQPDYVLEHDVILVSINYRLAPFGFLSALSNELPGNVALADLQLALEWLQRNIRYFGGASNQVTLIGQAGGATLAHALSLSPRTQHLFQQLILQSGTALNPYLIDESPLATLATFAQLAHCPLPARSLVLFYQCLSRMRTSQLVSVFEQLHQQNEPRGLPALGAFKLVVGDALGLLPEHPAALVASSSKNNKTKPMIVGATKDASAFIVSRFYDQIGNLQTQNISDYINVVLRHTAAPRHHKMWHDLALREIFTPDQMRNPNAQKVIQGLLELSNLILYRGPVIDSIRLYHKKSPTYLYTFAYRGEHHRFGHLNNPLPFGVDSSLSDDSVYLFPYPKEASKLNPEDKSLARALVTMWVNFAQSGIPNPNSNVWPRATSEYGPFLRFTNSPQNILELDQHFGEGIYVPNLYPQYLSTANTAAVTSTTTTTTRRPFYNYRPPQQPDYSRPAYNPSWQQQHELEQREQQWRQEEEQKREQRERYERLQREQMQREQFEREQRQREQQQREEIARRQKEEREQQEREQEQREDETGQQQEREQQQREQQQREQQERDQWHRGMPNETEQQREQRLRQQHEREQQERSQEEREQEAREQQEREQQQREELEREQQERDQWQRGMPSETEQQREQRLRQQHEREQQERSQEEREQEAREQQEREQQQREELEREQQEREQQPNQPPAEGPVQELFPTYEDYLKAYNEWVRQEESRYNPQANVSSEQNPLEEDAPINNPYELPNSNYRQYAEAQINPQRRRQILVEDPNVNGPNPLAY, encoded by the exons ATGCAGCTCGTCTGGCCGTTGCTTCTGCTAATTGTGGGcgtctgccacgcccatccCACCAATGGTTTCGATGAAGTGCACGATGATAGCGAGAGGGATGCCTGGAATGCGGGTGTGTTCACGCCACAGCCACTGAAGGCGGCGCCTTGGCAGGTGGATGCCACAACGACAGCGATGCCACCGCCAACTGATGGACTCCAGATACCTGGCGTGGGTGTGCTCCACGGATTGCAAGGATTCAAGGTGATCAAAAACCGACGCATTGATGCCTATCTGGGCGTGCGGTACGCTCAAGTGGGCGGCGGCTTGGGACGCTTCCAGCAGGCGACTCCTGTGCCTTATCAGGCTCAAATCGATGCCACACGGTCAAGTTCGAATTGTGCGCAGTTTCCCGAGCTGCAGCGTCTGCAGGAGGCGGAGGCACGTGGCGAGAATGTCGACGATTGCCTCACATTGAATATCTATGCTCCATCTGGAGCGAATCAGCTGCCCGTCTTAGTTTTTGTCCACGGCGAGATGCTGTTCGACGGTGGCGCCGAGGAGGCACAACCCGACTATGTCCTGGAGCACGATGTGATCCTGGTCTCCATTAACTATCGATTGGCGCCCTTTGGCTTCCTCAGTGCTCTGAGCAACGAGCTGCCTGGCAATGTTGCTTTGGCCGATCTGCAATTGGCCCTGGAATGGTTGCAACGCAACATTCGTTACTTTGGAGGCGCCTCGAATCAGGTGACTTTAATTGGACAGGCTGGTGGTGCGACCTTAGCTCATGCTCTCAGCCTGAGTCCACGCACACAGCATTTGTTCCAGCAGCTCATCCTGCAGTCGGGCACCGCCTTGAATCCTTACCTCATCGATGAGTCGCCACTCGCGAcacttgccacatttgccCAGCTCGCCCATTGCCCTCTTCCCGCCCGTAGTCTGGTACTATTTTACCAGTGTCTCAGTCGGATGCGCACCTCTCAACTGGTCAGCGTGTTTGAGCAACTGCATCAACAGAACGAACCACGTGGTCTTCCTGCCCTGGGTGCCTTCAAGTTAGTGGTCGGTGATGCTCTTGGCCTCCTGCCCGAACATCCTGCAGCTCTGgtggccagcagcagcaagaacaacaagacgAAGCCAATGATTGTGGGCGCCACAAAGGATGCAAGTGCTTTCATTGTGTCAC GTTTCTATGATCAGATTGGTAATTTGCAGACGCAGAACATCAGCGACTATATCAATGTGGTACTACGTCACACAGCTGCTCCACGGCACCACAAGATGTGGCACGATTTGGCGCTGCGTGAAATCTTCACCCCCGACCAGATGCGCAATCCCAACGCCCAGAAGGTCATCCAGGGATTACTCGAGCTGAGCAATCTCATATTGTATCGCGGCCCAGTTATTGATTCAATAAGGTTATACCACAAGAAGAGTCCCACATATTTGTACACCTTCGCCTATCGTGGAGAGCATCATCGATTTGGACACCTGAACAATCCCCTGCCATTTGGTGTGGATTCCTCACTAAGTGATGACAGCGTCTATCTGTTTCCCTATCCGAAGGAGGCGAGCAAGTTAAACCCGGAAGATAAATCCCTGGCCCGTGCTCTAGTTACCATGTGGGTGAACTTTGCCCAGAGTGGTATTCCTAACCCGAATTCAAATGTCTGGCCCAGGGCAACTTCTGAGTATGGTCCATTCCTGCGCTTTACCAACTCCCCGCAGAACATCTTGGAACTGGATCAACACTTTGGAGAGGGCATTTATGTGCCCAATCTCTATCCGCAGTATCTGAGTACTGCCAACACCGCCGCGGTCACCagcaccacaacaaccacaacgaggCGTCCTTTCTATAATTACAGACCGCCACAACAGCCCGATTATAGTCGGCCAGCATATAATCCTtcgtggcagcaacaacatgagcTAGAGCAAAGAGAACAACAATGGCgtcaagaagaagaacaaaaacGAGAACAAAGAGAACGCTACGAACGATTGCAACGAGAGCAAATGCAGCGAGAACAATTTGAGCGAGAGCAACGGCAAcgagagcagcaacagcgagaAGAAATTGCGAGACGTCAGAAGGAAGAGCGAGAGCAACAAGAACGTGAGCAGGAACAGCGAGAAGATGAAACTGGGCAACAGCAGGaacgagagcaacaacaacgagagcaacaacagcgagaGCAACAAGAACGAGATCAATGGCATCGAGGCATGCCAAATGAAACGGAACAGCAACGAGAGCAGCGACTGCGTCAACAGCATGAACGAGAGCAACAGGAGCGATCTCAAGAAGAACGGGAGCAAGAGGCGAGAGAGCAACAGGAAcgtgagcaacaacaacgagaggAACTAGAACGAGAGCAACAAGAACGAGATCAATGGCAACGAGGCATGCCAAGTGAAACGGAACAGCAACGAGAGCAGCGACTGCGTCAACAGCATGAACGAGAGCAACAGGAGCGATCTCAAGAAGAACGAGAGCAAGAGGCGAGAGAGCAACAGGAAcgtgagcaacaacaacgagaggAACTAGAACGAGAGCAACAAGAACGAGAGCAACAACCAAACCAACCTCCAGCCGAAGGTCCTGTTCAAGAACTCTTTCCAACGTACGAAGACTATTTAAAAGCTTACAATGAATGGGTGAGGCAGGAGGAAAGCCGCTACAATCCGCAGGCTAATGTCAGCTCAGAGCAAAATCCTCTAGAAGAAGACGCACCCATTAATAATCCCTACGAACTGCCAAACAGCAACTATCGCCAATATGCCGAAGCTCAAATCAATCCTCAGCGCAGACGTCAAATTCTAGTTGAAGATCCCAATGTCAATGGTCCTAATCCACTTGCCTATTGA
- the LOC117781237 gene encoding glutactin has protein sequence MQLLTFLIYALIIAVGVEGRVRGKQYDDEQDTIVELPKLGSIQGKVVETAWTNREVLQFVDLRYAEPPTGQYRFKPPRPIEPWEDMMDATAEKIGCPSVVSMDSLTKLDDVLDVEDCLTMTITTPNVTGAFPVLFYIHGEYLYEGSNSEAPPDYLLEKDVVLVTPQYRLGPFGFLSTKTDEIPGNAGFLDIFLALQFVKHFIKYFGGDASRVTVAGQVGGAAIAHLLTLSPMVQRGLFSQVIYHSGSAIMPIFLEDNPRKHAQEIAQKTDCQMVTVRDLNNCLMELSAMELLNAFMEHALEKSDLGIGHTGGIQFTIGGPSGVLPRHPYDLMLDSNFSYPAMGGCPKNAGTRVLNEIVDNDFEGKIPDDEYNTYNYIDHIIRQVVGTDKTMLLTSFITHDFFNRQLLENGTFDMLIPRLIDVAGTLNHKLPVLLALNMNNKHNPDNTFLYSFDYAGEFNRYREMDEETNMQSPFKAGVSLTDEALYLFPYPEHVQRLSPPDEAMARRMVDLWTNFVITGNPLGSYKAGYWPPMTTLYGPYMKIDETLTIGGNYFNEFSATLRDEDQGHSLVREVYYLRNRSGQKIQAQSQYQAISRTQRRKQAAIVASKLKKLQVRKSLVKRPNRNKLRF, from the exons ATGCAATTGTTGACCTTTCTGATTTATGCTCTCATCATTGCCGTTGGTGTTGAGGGACGAGTGCGTGGTAAACAATATGACGATGAGCAGGATACAATTGTCGAGCTGCCCAAACTGGGCTCGATTCAGGGTAAAGTTGTCGAGACAGCCTGGACTAATCGAGAAGTGCTGCAGTTTGTGGATTTGCGATATGCCGAACCACCTACTGGACAATATCGTTTTAAG CCGCCGCGTCCTATAGAGCCCTGGGAAGATATGATGGATGCAACAGCCGAGAAGATTGGTTGTCCGTCTGTCGTCTCCATGGATTCGCTGACCAAACTGGATGACGTACTGGACGTGGAGGATTGTCTAACGATGACAATCACAACGCCCAATGTTACTGGAGCGTTTCCAGTACTCTTCTATATACATGGGGAATATCTCTACGAGGGCAGCAACTCGGAGGCACCACCAGATTACCTGCTGGAGAAGGATGTGGTGCTGGTGACACCACAGTACCGACTTGGACCTTTTGGTTTTCTCTCAACGAAGACTGATGAGATACCTGGAAATGCGGGCTTCCTTGACATCTTTCTCGCCTTGCAATTTGTGAAGCACTTCATCAAGTATTTTGGTGGAGATGCGAGTCGGGTGACGGTGGCGGGTCAAGTGGGTGGTGCGGCCATAGCGCATCTTCTCACACTGTCGCCGATGGTGCAACGTGGTCTTTTCAGTCAGGTGATCTATCACTCTGGCTCCGCCATTATGCCCATCTTTTTGGAGGATAATCCTCGAAAGCATGCCCAGGAAATTGCTCAAAAGACAGACTGCCAAATGGTCACTGTACGTGATCTCAACAATTGCCTGATGGAACTCAGTGCAATGGAACTGTTGAATGCCTTTATGGAGCATGCA ctgGAGAAATCAGATCTGGGAATTGGTCACACTGGCGGCATTCAGTTTACAATCGGCGGACCAAGTGGCGTCTTGCCCAGACATCCCTATGATCTCATGCTGGACTCCAACTTCTCCTATCCTGCCATGGGAGGATGTCCCAAGAATGCTGGAACTCGCGTGCTCAACGAGATTGTCGACAACGACTTTGAAGGAAAGATTCCCGATGATGAGTACAACACCTACAATTATATTGATCACATTATAAGGCAAGTTGTGGGCACCGATAAGACAATGCTCCTCACCAGCTTCATCACCCACGACTTTTTCAATCGCCAGCTACTCGAGAATGGCACCTTCGATATGCTGATACCAAGACTTATTGAT GTGGCGGGCACATTGAACCACAAGTTGCCTGTGTTGCTGGCGCTCAACAtgaacaacaaacacaatccGGACAACACGTTTCTCTATTCCTTCGACTATGCCGGGGAGTTTAATCGTTATCGGGAAATGGATGAGGAGACGAACATGCAGAGTCCTTTTAAGGCAGGCGTATCCCTGACCGATGAGGCGCTATATCTCTTCCCCTATCCCGAGCACGTTCAGCGTCTTAGTCCTCCCGATGAGGCAATGGCACGTCGCATGGTTGACCTGTGGACTAACTTTGTCATCACCGGCAATCCTCTAGGCTCCTACAAAGCAGGATACTGGCCACCCATGACAACCCTCTATGGTCCCTACATGAAGATTGATGAAACGCTCACGATTGGTGGGAACTACTTCAATGAGTTCTCGGCCACCCTGCGGGATGAGGATCAGGGTCATAGTCTAGTACGAGAGGTCTATTATCTTCGCAACCGTTCCGGCCAGAAGATTCAGGCTCAGTCTCAATACCAGGCTATTAGCAGGACTCAGCGCAGGAAGCAGGCGGCGATTGTGGCCAGCAAACTGAAGAAACTGCAGGTGAGAAAAAGTCTCGTGAAGCGACCAAATCGCAACAAGTTACGCTTTTAA
- the LOC117780757 gene encoding accessory gland protein Acp29AB-like, translating into MMNYFVLGIFIFLLLESFVYTQEVEVVVENKDNQCDAYCFKVLRPMLEHISVMQERWEFCNSSKLANTSSRLDKIESQLVAQEAKDVSYAAAIEETKMKLLEQKSLIENQKNINRKPFQKVGSKYYYIEEIQQLNWFGAAHKCLEFGAHLISLDDQQELNAINSKLNPVNAYWTDINDLSEEGTFLSLTSGVRAKFLNWRTGEPNNADRSEHCVYLFGAYSHMNDFKCSSPKYFICESFDA; encoded by the exons ATGATGAATTACTTTGTGCTgggaatttttatatttcttcttTTGGAATCTTTTGTTTATACG CAAGAAGTAGAAGTTGTGGTAGAGAACAAAGATAATCAATGCGATGCCTACTGTTTCAAAGTGTTAAGACCCATGCTAGAACACATATCTGTAATGCAGGAACGTTGGGAATTCTGTAATTCAAGTAAATTGGCCAACACCAGCTCCAGGTTGGATAAAATTGAGAGTCAGTTGGTGGCACAGGAGGCAAAGGATGTCAGTTATGCAGCAGCCATCGAGGAAACAAAAATGAAGTTGTTGGAACAGAAAAGTTTAatcgaaaaccaaaaaaacataaacagaAAACCATTTCAGAAAGTTGGatctaaatattattacattgAGGAAATACAGCAACTCAATTGGTTTGGAGCGGCACATAAATGTCTGGAATTCGGGGCTCACCTGATCAGTCTGGATGACCAACAGGAACTGAATGCAATCAATTCGAAACTGAATCCCGTAAATGCGTATTGGACTGATATCAATGACCTCAGCGAGGAGGGGACCTTCCTCTCACTGACGTCGGGCGTGAGggcaaaatttttaaactggAGAACCGGGGAACCCAATAATGCCGATAGGTCCGAGCAttgcgtttatttatttggcgcATATTCCCACATGAATGATTTCAAATGCAGTTCACCAAAGTATTTCATTTGTGAGTCATTTGATGCATAA
- the LOC117781238 gene encoding glutactin, whose protein sequence is MANLRSVLLLLLVALLALAAISSASAQKNKNNKKNKQRPQQDGQGGHPSRRPNQGQGHRPQKQQQRPNKPQQNKPNSKVFTTTLPTLGKIRGRTTITDWTGKSIMQFLDIPYGKAERFKAAEAASPWKGILQAHKHHAGCPSIQNLLKFVNLEENGVDVEDCLRLTVNTKSLEGEPAPVMVYVHGDFFYDGDTVEAAPGYLLEQDVVLVSVRYRLGPFGFLSTLSEEMPGNAAVTDLILALKWIQEHISAFGGDPQRVTLFGQVGGAALINVLTLSPAVPKGLFHRVIYQSGTALSPAFITDSPLASTTEIARLAGCKSSKVDSMHKCFNRMNATVLLVAFSLHGEKKSSLSAGAYGGIQLVIGGPSGILPEHPGRLLAAENFQAYPTLGGSVKHGGTFMMRDIFVESLNESTSDAKMSGPKYIDTIIQQINGDDPTGSWREFAEEYIFSETDIKNGSFKRLTPGLIDLCSTIALKNPVLLVLQANAKKLPNSTYLYTFDYEGELNRYATGEDEAIDVPFDMGVSLTDENLYLFPWPRIHMINANRDVKIAKRLVALWTSFAADGVPRAEGVPAWPPMSDETGPYMHIGRTVTFGDNYLDEYSIAVQEVKQGYSLVNDDYYEIEAFIRDALDKQEKPNATEAEDEDEADDEEEGSNDNEARGQSLVFIAKKSSRTYKPVKSY, encoded by the exons ATGGCGAATCTACGCAGTGTCCTCTTGCTACTTCTCGTAGCTCTTCTCGCTTTAGCTGCGATCAGCAGCGCATCTGCCcagaagaataagaataataagaaGAATAAACAGAGACCCCAGCAAGATGGCCAGGGAGGTCATCCAAGCAGACGTCCCAACCAGGGACAGGGACATAGAccccaaaaacaacagcagcgaccCAATAAGCCACAACAGAATAAACCCAATTCAAAGGTTTTCACCACAACACTTCCTACTTTGGGTAAGATTCGAGGACGTACTACAATCACAGACTGGACGGGCAAGAGCATAATGCAGTTTCTCGATATTCCCTACGGAAAAGCTGAACGCTTCAAG GCAGCTGAAGCAGCTTCACCCTGGAAGGGTATTCTGCAGGCGCACAAACATCATGCCGGCTGTCCCTCCATACAAAATCTGTTGAAGTTCGTCAACCTGGAGGAGAACGGCGTTGATGTGGAGGACTGTCTGCGTCTCACGGTCAATACGAAATCG TTGGAAGGCGAACCTGCTCCTGTCATGGTTTATGTGCATGGTGACTTCTTCTATGATGGCGACACAGTAGAAGCGGCTCCTGGTTACCTCTTGGAGCAAGATGTGGTTTTGGTATCGGTGCGTTATCGTCTTGGACCCTTTGGATTCCTTTCTACCCTCAGCGAGGAGATGCCCGGCAATGCGGCTGTTACTGATCTCATTCTTGCCCTGAAGTGGATACAGGAGCACATTTCAGCTTTTGGAGGAGATCCACAGCGTGTGACACTCTTTGGACAGGTGGGAGGAGCAGCTCTCATCAATGTTCTCACCTTGAGTCCGGCCGTGCCGAAGGGTCTGTTCCATCGGGTTATCTACCAGTCGGGCACAGCACTCTCGCCGGCCTTTATTACGGATTCCCCTCTAGCTTCGACCACGGAAATTGCCCGCCTTGCCGGCTGCAAGAGTTCCAAGGTGGATTCGATGCACAAGTGCTTCAATCGGATGAATGCCACCGTGTTGTTGGTTGCCTTTAGTTTGCACGGCGAGAAGAAGTCTTCACTTAGTGCCGGCGCCTATGGAGGCATCCAGCTGGTCATCGGTGGACCTTCCGGGATTCTCCCAGAACATCCTGGTCGTTTGCTTGCTGCGGAGAATTTCCAGGCATATCCCACTTTGGGTGGCAGCGTAAAGCACGGAGGAACCTTCATGATGAGAG ACATTTTCGTGGAAAGCTTAAATGAGAGCACTTCTGATGCCAAGATGAGCGGaccaaaatatatagatacgATTATACAGCAGATCAATGGAGATGATCCTACTGGCTCCTGGCGGGAGTTTGCCGAGGAATATATTTTCAGTGAAACTGACATTAAGAACGGTAGCTTCAAACGTCTAACACCGGGTCTTATTGAT ctctGCAGCACAATTGCGTTGAAGAATCCAGTTCTCTTGGTGCTGCAGGCGAATGCCAAGAAGCTGCCTAATAGCACCTATCTCTACACCTTTGACTATGAGGGGGAGTTGAATCGTTATGCCACCGGGGAGGACGAGGCCATCGATGTGCCCTTCGACATGGGCGTCAGTCTCACCGATGAGAATCTCTATCTCTTCCCCTGGCCTCGTATCCATATGATAAACGCCAATCGCGATGTGAAGATTGCCAAGCGTTTGGTGGCTCTCTGGACTTCATTTGCAGCTGATGGGGTACCCCGGGCAGAGGGTGTTCCCGCCTGGCCTCCGATGAGCGATGAAACTGGACCCTATATGCATATCGGACGAACAGTCACCTTCGGGGATAATTACCTGGATGAGTACAGCATTGCGGTGCAGGAGGTGAAGCAGGGTTACAGTCTGGTCAACGATGATTACTATGAAATTGAGGCCTTTATACGGGATGCTCTCGATAAGCAGGAGAAGCCCAATGCAACGGAGGCTGAGGACGAAGACGAAGCCGATGACGAAGAGGAAGGGAGCAATGATAACGAGGCGCGTGGTCaaagtttagtttttattgccAAGAAATCATCACGCACTTACAAACCTGTTAAAAGTTACTAA
- the LOC117780760 gene encoding probable cGMP 3',5'-cyclic phosphodiesterase subunit delta, which translates to MGSDDLSAGDKIQKGFQINYMILRDADTGKVIWQENKDFSAPDVEHEARVPVRILDMRAVSREINFSTIEAMENFRLDQKVLFKGRIMEEWFFEMGFVGPNTTNTWQSTIEAAPESQMMPAKVLNGNVTIQTSFYDNETLITKSVVRLYYI; encoded by the coding sequence ATGGGTTCCGATGACCTCAGCGCAGGCGATAAAATCCAAAAAGGTTTTCAAATCAACTACATGATTTTACGCGACGCCGACACCGGCAAGGTGATCTGGCAGGAAAACAAGGATTTCTCAGCACCGGATGTGGAACACGAGGCGCGCGTTCCCGTCAGGATACTCGACATGCGGGCCGTGTCCAGGGAAATCAACTTTAGCACAATTGAGGCCATGGAAAACTTTCGGCTCGATCAGAAGGTTCTGTTCAAGGGACGCATCATGGAGGAGTGGTTCTTCGAGATGGGATTTGTGGGGCCCAACACTACCAACACCTGGCAAAGCACCATCGAAGCGGCCCCCGAGTCCCAAATGATGCCAGCCAAGGTCTTAAATGGCAATGTGACAATTCAAACCAGTTTCTATGACAACGAAACACTCATCACAAAATCGGTTGTGCGCTTGTATTACATATGA
- the LOC117780758 gene encoding trafficking protein particle complex subunit 4, which translates to MIIFGVYIVSKSGGLIFNLDNNVPRIEHEKTFTYPLDLVLDYDPKKISVAFNRKDGINVGHVLVAVNGMPVNGATLEDGRDVKTTLESADNFPINLKFSRPKMTTNEKIFLASMFYPLFAIASQLSPEPKSSGIEILEADTFTLHCFQTLTGVKFIVISETGLNGMDILLKKVYELYSDYVLKNPFYSLEMPIRCELFDNKLQELLSQVEKTGIYNIDK; encoded by the exons atgattatttttggcGTTTATATAGTGAGTAAATCTGGCGGCCTGATATTCAATCTGGATAATAATGTGCCACGAATAGAGCACGAGAAGACATTCACATACCCGCTGGACCTGGTGCTCGACTACGATCCCAAGAAAATCTCAGTTGCTTTTAACCGCAAAGACGGCATAAACG TTGGCCATGTGCTTGTCGCCGTCAATGGCATGCCGGTCAATGGAGCGACACTGGAGGATGGACGGGATGTTAAAACGACACTGGAGTCGGCTGACAACTTTCCCATAAACCTCAAGTTTAGTCGACCCAAAATGAcgacaaatgaaaaaatcttTCTAGCGAGCATGTTCTATCCACTCTTCGCCATCGCCAGCCAACTGAGCCCGGAACCAAAGAGTTCCGGCATTGAGATATTAGAAGCGGACACCTTTACACTGCATTGTTTTCAAACGCTCACGGGCGTCAAGTTTATTGTGATCTCGGAAACGGGCCTCAACGGCATGGATATATTGCTGAAGAAGGTCTACGAACTGTATTCGGATTACGTACTCAAGAATCCCTTCTATTCCCTAGAAATGCCCATACGCTGCGAGTTGTTTGATAATAAACTACAGGAGCTGTTATCGCAGGTCGAAAAAACGGGCATATATAatattgacaaataa
- the LOC117780759 gene encoding C-type lectin 37Db-like gives MGVKLIFLLFSLQLWHLSMGIEIPQDLAKSSDFSKCVSSCNKFPLQIGSKLYYIESTVKVNWFQAVNNCRKIGGYLLNIDNSSEMDIMEILLSSGRYWTSSNNLSSNSFLSLTTGKPMPYNRWKEGQPGEKRDKENCVEIVKGVLNVEDCQTLMNYVCQANKL, from the exons ATGGGTGTTAAGTTAATTTTCCTATTGTTTTCTCTTCAATTATGGCACTTGTCCATGGGAATCGAAATCC CTCAAGATTTAGCCAAATCAAGTGATTTTTCTAAATGTGTCAGCAGTTGTAACAAGTTCCCCCTTCAAATTGGCAGCAAACTGTATTATATTGAGTCTACTGTGAAGGTCAATTGGTTTCAGGCTGTTAATAACTGTCGCAAGATTGGTGGATATTTACTAAACATTGATAACAGTTCGGAAATGGATATTATGGAAATATTATTATCCTCTGGACGTTACTGGACATCTTCAAATAACCTGTCTTCAAACAGTTTTTTATCGCTTACAACCGGGAAACCTATGCCCTATAATAGATGGAAGGAGGGCCAGCCGGGCGAAAAGAGAGATAAAGAAAATTGTGTGGAAATTGTAAAAGGTGTTCTAAATGTAGAAGACTGCCAAACTTTGATGAACTATGTATGTCAAGCAAATAaactttaa
- the LOC117780764 gene encoding C-type lectin 37Db-like codes for MVGKLELLLFFLQLWHVAMPNKTLEAVSHPIQQEIPFDSSSESNFPIQIGNKFYHIGINSKVNWYQAAHNCRKLGGNLLNIESSKEMDAILSQIPQDRYWISANCLARDRDFTSITTGEPMPFFRWHKGEPNNVHATEYCVEIKRTALNDEICVNKFNYICEAKIMY; via the exons ATGGTCGGTAAACTCGagcttctattattttttctgcAACTTTGGCACGTTGCAATGCCAAATAAGACGC tCGAAGCTGTTTCCCACCCAATTCAACAAGAGATTCCATTTGATAGCAGTAGCGAAAGCAATTTCCCAATTCAAATTGGCAACAAGTTTTACCATATCGGGATCAACTCGAAAGTAAATTGGTATCAGGCAGCTCACAATTGTCGAAAACTGGGAGGAAATTTGCTCAACATCGAGAGCAGTAAGGAAATGGATGCAATCTTATCGCAAATTCCACAGGATCGTTACTGGATATCTGCAAACTGTCTGGCAAGAGATAGAGACTTTACATCTATAACTACTGGAGAGCCCATGCCTTTTTTCAGATGGCACAAAGGAGAGCCCAATAACGTACACGCTACGGAATATTGtgttgaaattaaaagaacGGCTCTTAACGACGAAATATGTGTGAATAAGTTCAATTACATATGTGAAGCTAAAATAATGTATTga